One segment of Trachemys scripta elegans isolate TJP31775 chromosome 1, CAS_Tse_1.0, whole genome shotgun sequence DNA contains the following:
- the LOC117873487 gene encoding LOW QUALITY PROTEIN: acrosin-like (The sequence of the model RefSeq protein was modified relative to this genomic sequence to represent the inferred CDS: deleted 2 bases in 1 codon; substituted 1 base at 1 genomic stop codon), producing the protein MMSRVVRQVSVDAGIWLRWKMLLLSLLLFHTLVWPTHSMNGSCDAVCGRRPLMSGYGGMRIVGGVDALPGAWPWLVSIQIPTRMGPRHSCGGSLISTRWVLTAAHCFKAKRRLLPQWRVVIGASQLSQRGPEAQVRSIKQVVQHEHYEPRTESNDVALLELDQPIACNDYAQPACLPDAMVEVSNLSHCYISGWGVTQETSQETADILQEAKVHLLDITTCNSSRWYNGAIASNNLCAGYEQGGIDSCQVRRPEPSHCRVLPISTQMATVVAPSCAQRKGQSASGLLESPAGDWAAPRHRGQGSTAPLSTFMTGSWGKSGLGSGSGPGPGTEQGQASACQSRAVCLTSSGSXTSSYRT; encoded by the exons ATGATGTCACGAGTGGTGAGGCAAGTCTCCGTAGATGCAGGCATCTGG CTCCGGTGGAAGatgctgctgctctccctcctcctgtTCCACACCCTGGTCTGGCCCACGCACAGCATGAATGGCAGCTGTGA TGCAGTTTGTGGGCGCCGCCCCCTGATGTCTGGCTACGGCGGGATGCGGATCGTGGGTGGCGTAGATGCTCTGCCCGGGGCCTGGCCCTGGCTCGTCAGCATCCAGATCCCCACCCGAATGGGCCCCCGGCATTCATGTGGTGGGTCCCTCATCAGCACTCGCTGGGTCCTCACAGCAGCTCACTGCTTCAAAGCCAAGAGAAG GCTGCTCCCGCAGTGGCGTGTTGTGATCGGTGCATCCCAGCTCTCCCAGCGTGGCCCTGAGGCCCAGGTGCGCTCCATCAAACAGGTGGTTCAGCACGAGCACTACGAGCCGCGCACGGAGAGTAATGACGTCGCTCTGCTGGAGCTCGACCAGCCCATCGCGTGCAATGACTATGCACAGCCCGCCTGCCTGCCCGATGCCATGGTGGAGGTGTCGAACCTGTCCCACTGCTACATCAGCGGCTGGGGAGTCACGCAGGAGACAT cccaggaaACAGCTGACATCCTGCAGGAAGCCAAGGTGCATCTCCTTGATATCACGACCTGTAACAGCAGCCGCTGGTACAACGGGGCCATCGCCAGCAACAACCTGTGTGCAGGGTACGAGCAAGGAGGCATCGACAGCTGCCAGGTACGCAGGCCGGAGCCCTCTCACTGCAGAGTCCTCCCCATCTCCACTCAAAT ggCGACAGTGGTGGCCCCCTCATGTGCACAGAGGAAAGGTCAAAGCGCTTCTGGGTTATTGGAGTCACCAGCTGGGGACTGGGCTGCGCCAAGGCACAGAGGCCAGGGGTCTACAGCTCCACTCAGCACTTTCATGACTGGATCTTGGGGAAAGTCAGGCCTAGGCTCAGGCTCAGGCCCGGGCCCAGGCACAGAACAAGGACAGGCCTCTGCCTGTCAGTCCAGAGCAGTCTGTCTGACTTCTTCAGGAAGCTGAACGAGTTCCTACAGGACCTGA